Proteins from a single region of Methanotorris igneus Kol 5:
- a CDS encoding sugar phosphate isomerase/epimerase family protein yields the protein MRVGINSQAVKEFNKNGMVWAKDVELIELSLAEVDFINDGNHVIKLAEELSEEYNIRYTIHAPYQDSPLKSTRIKFTEINNKNIKIMERVLELSYKLGAECVVIHGGDVLGKNSIKNVIKNLKEVCNTSKNYGITLALENVFTNEKGIKRAGETPEELLYIVENVGKDTLGINIDIGHAYISSQMHNINIEDYFETLNGHVIHIHAHNNVGLCGEVWDKHLPIFNGKIDYTKLQKMLKTKNIILEVKSGSREEVLDSLKFLSGKKCKKT from the coding sequence TTGAGAGTAGGTATAAACTCACAAGCTGTTAAAGAATTTAACAAAAATGGAATGGTTTGGGCAAAAGATGTAGAGTTAATTGAACTATCTCTTGCAGAAGTGGATTTTATTAATGATGGAAATCATGTAATTAAGTTGGCAGAAGAGCTTAGTGAAGAATACAATATTAGATATACAATTCATGCACCTTATCAAGATTCACCACTAAAATCTACGCGTATTAAGTTTACAGAAATAAACAATAAAAATATTAAGATAATGGAAAGAGTATTGGAGCTATCTTACAAACTTGGAGCAGAATGTGTGGTTATTCATGGCGGAGATGTCTTAGGTAAAAATTCAATTAAAAATGTAATAAAAAATCTTAAAGAAGTATGTAACACATCAAAAAATTATGGAATCACCTTAGCTCTTGAGAATGTATTTACAAATGAAAAAGGAATTAAACGTGCAGGTGAAACTCCAGAAGAACTTCTCTATATAGTAGAGAATGTAGGAAAAGATACCTTGGGTATAAATATAGATATTGGGCATGCATATATATCATCACAGATGCACAATATTAACATAGAAGATTATTTTGAAACTCTAAATGGACATGTAATTCATATTCATGCACATAACAATGTAGGACTTTGTGGTGAGGTCTGGGATAAGCATTTGCCTATCTTCAATGGAAAAATAGATTACACCAAATTGCAAAAAATGTTAAAGACTAAAAATATAATCCTTGAAGTCAAAAGTGGCTCCAGAGAAGAAGTTTTAGATAGCTTAAAATTTTTAAGTGGTAAAAAATGTAAAAAAACGTAA
- the cbiT gene encoding precorrin-6Y C5,15-methyltransferase (decarboxylating) subunit CbiT, producing the protein MIPDDEFIRVEGVPITKEEIRAVSIGKLRLNKDDVVVDIGCGSGGMTVEIAKRCKFVYAIDVDDKAIETTTKNLKKFGIKNCKVIKGNAKEILNDIDFNKAFIGGTKDIEEIIKTLNKKEIKHIVANTIVLENAIRVISLLEKYNYNVEVVNVSVSYGKKISIGYMMMAKNPITIITGKKG; encoded by the coding sequence ATGATTCCTGATGATGAATTTATAAGAGTGGAAGGTGTCCCAATAACCAAAGAAGAGATTAGAGCAGTTAGTATAGGAAAATTAAGGCTGAATAAGGATGATGTTGTTGTTGATATCGGTTGTGGGAGTGGGGGGATGACTGTTGAAATTGCAAAAAGATGCAAATTTGTTTATGCGATAGATGTTGATGACAAAGCCATAGAGACCACAACAAAAAACCTAAAAAAATTTGGGATAAAAAACTGCAAAGTTATAAAAGGCAACGCAAAGGAAATTTTAAATGATATTGATTTTAACAAGGCATTTATTGGGGGAACAAAGGATATTGAAGAGATAATAAAAACCCTAAACAAAAAAGAGATAAAGCACATCGTTGCAAATACTATTGTATTGGAGAATGCTATAAGAGTCATATCCCTATTAGAAAAATACAACTACAACGTTGAAGTGGTAAATGTATCCGTCTCTTATGGGAAAAAAATAAGCATAGGATATATGATGATGGCAAAAAATCCAATAACAATCATAACTGGAAAGAAGGGATAA
- a CDS encoding CBS domain-containing protein — translation MQSLRIFKVMGIPIELHITFILLLILVYFLWGLGGLILYSLLFTSVVLHELGHSYIAKKYGVKIAKIMLLPIGGVAMMDKIPREGEFKIAIAGPLVSVTLGILLLVFSNYVDFNVSGYPLFKSIGYLNILLGIFNLLPAFPMDGGRILRATLSKKISYIKATKIASTIGQYFAFMMLIFGLLNMNIILILIAIFIYVGATQEYRAAIFDEVFKKIKAKDIMTTKIIHVHPEMSIDEFIDFMLKYRHLGYPVIENGNLVGVVTINDIANVEKSKKIRDVMKNPIIVSPDADVSEILGSMDEEDRVFVVENGNLKGLISKTDVLRALRILGLKEGF, via the coding sequence TTGCAATCACTAAGGATATTTAAGGTTATGGGCATACCAATCGAACTTCATATAACTTTTATTTTGTTACTAATTTTGGTTTACTTCTTATGGGGACTTGGGGGGCTTATTTTGTATAGCCTACTCTTTACTTCAGTTGTTTTGCATGAACTTGGGCATTCATATATTGCCAAAAAATATGGGGTAAAGATTGCAAAAATCATGCTTTTACCAATTGGTGGCGTGGCAATGATGGACAAAATCCCAAGGGAGGGGGAGTTTAAAATAGCAATTGCTGGACCTTTGGTTAGTGTTACGTTGGGAATTCTGCTTTTGGTATTTTCAAATTATGTGGATTTCAATGTAAGTGGATATCCATTATTTAAATCAATTGGATATTTGAATATACTGTTGGGAATTTTCAACCTTCTCCCAGCATTTCCTATGGATGGAGGAAGGATTTTAAGGGCTACATTATCAAAAAAGATAAGCTATATTAAGGCAACTAAAATAGCATCTACAATTGGCCAGTATTTTGCATTCATGATGCTAATTTTTGGATTATTGAACATGAATATTATTTTGATATTGATAGCAATCTTCATCTACGTTGGGGCTACGCAGGAATATAGGGCAGCGATATTTGATGAAGTATTCAAAAAGATAAAGGCAAAAGACATAATGACAACAAAAATAATCCACGTGCATCCAGAAATGAGTATTGACGAGTTCATTGATTTCATGCTAAAATACAGACATTTGGGTTATCCAGTAATTGAAAATGGTAATTTAGTGGGCGTAGTTACAATTAATGACATTGCAAATGTCGAAAAATCTAAAAAGATTAGGGACGTTATGAAAAATCCAATAATAGTTTCTCCGGATGCAGATGTTTCTGAAATTTTAGGTAGTATGGATGAGGAGGATAGGGTTTTTGTTGTAGAAAATGGTAATTTGAAGGGATTAATTTCAAAAACCGATGTATTGAGGGCATTGAGAATTCTTGGCTTAAAAGAGGGATTTTAG
- a CDS encoding 30S ribosomal protein S27ae, which yields MGKTQKYKYYKIEGDKVVRLKKFCPKCGPGVFMAEHLNRYACGRCGYTEWKNSGKKEE from the coding sequence ATGGGAAAAACACAAAAATACAAATACTACAAAATTGAAGGGGACAAAGTTGTTAGATTAAAGAAATTCTGCCCAAAATGTGGCCCTGGTGTCTTCATGGCTGAACACTTAAACAGATACGCATGCGGAAGATGTGGTTATACTGAATGGAAAAATAGTGGCAAAAAAGAAGAATAA
- a CDS encoding 30S ribosomal protein S24e → MEIKIISDRQNPLLSRREIRFIVTFEGATPTIKDVKLKLAAMLNVDKNMLIIDRIDQEFGKQEARGYAKLYFDEKIMNMVEKKSVLEKNKIEEEVAAEGE, encoded by the coding sequence ATGGAAATAAAGATTATATCAGATAGGCAAAACCCATTATTAAGCAGAAGAGAAATTAGGTTCATAGTTACATTTGAAGGAGCTACACCAACAATAAAGGACGTCAAGTTAAAACTTGCTGCAATGTTAAATGTTGATAAAAACATGCTTATTATAGATAGAATTGACCAAGAATTTGGTAAGCAAGAGGCAAGAGGTTATGCAAAACTCTACTTCGACGAAAAAATTATGAACATGGTTGAAAAGAAATCAGTTTTAGAAAAGAACAAAATTGAAGAAGAAGTTGCTGCGGAGGGAGAATAA
- a CDS encoding GTP-dependent dephospho-CoA kinase family protein, whose product MYILTDELRKLLKKPFGKVYKELPPINGKVVSVGDITTKTLLSKGIIPNLSIFDLKTKRDIKVDIEHKFKKTFEVENPPGCISDEAIEKIKYLANINDKDIALLVKGEEDLLVIPVIKYFPENTIVLYGQPNEGIVFLKITQELKNQIDEILKMMERR is encoded by the coding sequence GTGTATATATTAACAGATGAACTTAGAAAATTACTTAAAAAACCCTTCGGAAAAGTATATAAAGAACTACCTCCAATAAATGGAAAGGTTGTTTCTGTTGGTGATATTACCACAAAAACCTTATTATCAAAGGGCATTATTCCAAACTTGTCGATTTTTGATTTAAAAACAAAAAGGGATATTAAGGTAGATATAGAACATAAATTTAAAAAAACCTTTGAAGTCGAAAATCCTCCCGGATGTATATCAGATGAGGCCATCGAAAAAATTAAATACTTAGCAAACATAAATGATAAGGACATCGCACTATTAGTAAAAGGGGAAGAGGATCTATTGGTCATCCCTGTCATCAAGTATTTTCCCGAAAACACTATTGTTTTATATGGCCAACCTAATGAAGGTATTGTTTTTTTGAAAATTACACAAGAGCTAAAGAACCAAATCGACGAAATACTAAAAATGATGGAGAGGCGATAG
- the spt4 gene encoding transcription elongation factor subunit Spt4, with amino-acid sequence MRACLKCKYLTNEERCPLCMGETTENWRGLLIVLDPLKSEIAKKAKIDVKGKFALSAK; translated from the coding sequence ATGAGGGCATGCCTAAAATGCAAATATCTAACAAACGAAGAAAGATGCCCACTATGCATGGGAGAGACAACTGAAAATTGGAGAGGGCTCTTAATAGTTCTTGACCCATTAAAATCAGAGATTGCAAAGAAGGCAAAGATTGATGTAAAGGGGAAGTTTGCATTAAGTGCAAAATAA
- a CDS encoding DNA-directed RNA polymerase translates to MYKILTISDVIRVPPNMFGRPLKETITNILREKYEGILDRDIGFILSIVDVKEIGEGKIIHGDGAAYHPVVFDALIYIPELHEVVEGEIVDIVEFGAFVRLGPLDGLIHISQIMDDYVTYDPKREAIIGKETGKVLEIGDRVRARIVAISLREERKRGSKIALTMRQPGLGKLEWIEEEKKKSQQSNE, encoded by the coding sequence TTGTATAAAATTTTAACAATTTCTGACGTTATTAGAGTCCCTCCAAACATGTTTGGAAGACCACTAAAGGAGACCATTACAAACATCCTAAGAGAAAAATATGAGGGAATTTTGGATAGAGACATTGGTTTTATCCTTTCAATTGTGGATGTGAAAGAAATCGGTGAAGGAAAAATCATTCATGGCGATGGAGCAGCATACCACCCAGTAGTTTTTGATGCTCTCATCTACATTCCTGAGTTGCATGAAGTTGTTGAAGGGGAAATTGTGGATATTGTTGAATTTGGGGCATTCGTAAGGTTGGGGCCTCTTGATGGGCTCATTCACATCTCCCAAATTATGGATGATTATGTAACATACGACCCAAAAAGAGAGGCGATAATTGGTAAAGAAACTGGTAAGGTATTGGAGATTGGAGATAGAGTAAGAGCAAGAATTGTGGCAATAAGTTTAAGAGAAGAAAGAAAAAGAGGTAGTAAAATAGCATTAACAATGAGACAACCAGGATTGGGTAAATTAGAATGGATTGAAGAAGAAAAGAAAAAATCCCAACAATCAAACGAATAA
- a CDS encoding argininosuccinate synthase — MSEKIAVLAYSGGLDTSCCLKLLEDHYGYKVVSACVDVGQPEEELKEPEEKAKKLGVLEHYTIDAKEEFARDYIFRAIKANAMYEGYPLSTALARPLIALKIVELAKKIGAEAVAHGCTGKGNDQFRFETVIRIKAPELKIIAPIRDLNLTRKEEIEYAKQKGIPIPTESKSFSIDENLWGRSIEGGVLEDPMVEPPEEAFAWTKNPKECTEEEIVEIEFENGVPVAINGEKLEPVELIKKANEIAGRNGVGRIDIIEDRIIGLKSRETYECPGAVMLITAHKALEQLVLTRDELRFKEIVDSLYGELIYRGLWFDPLREDLDAFIDKTQERVTGKVKLKLYAGSLRVIGRESPYALYSESLVSFDDKELDQREIIGMVKYHGLQAALYEKVKNKLQK; from the coding sequence ATGAGTGAAAAAATTGCAGTATTGGCATATTCTGGAGGATTGGATACAAGTTGCTGTTTGAAGCTATTGGAAGATCATTATGGATACAAGGTTGTCTCTGCATGTGTTGATGTTGGGCAACCAGAGGAAGAATTAAAAGAACCCGAAGAAAAGGCAAAAAAATTGGGAGTTTTGGAGCATTACACCATTGATGCTAAGGAAGAATTTGCAAGAGATTACATATTTAGAGCAATTAAAGCAAATGCAATGTATGAGGGTTACCCATTATCAACAGCATTGGCAAGACCACTGATTGCATTAAAGATCGTTGAACTCGCAAAGAAAATAGGTGCTGAAGCAGTAGCACACGGCTGTACAGGAAAAGGAAATGATCAATTTAGATTTGAGACTGTAATTAGAATAAAAGCACCAGAATTGAAAATAATTGCCCCAATAAGAGATCTAAACTTAACAAGAAAAGAAGAAATTGAATATGCAAAGCAAAAAGGTATCCCTATTCCAACTGAAAGCAAATCATTCAGTATTGATGAAAACTTGTGGGGTAGAAGTATTGAAGGTGGAGTTTTAGAGGATCCTATGGTTGAGCCACCAGAAGAGGCATTTGCTTGGACAAAGAATCCAAAAGAATGTACTGAGGAAGAAATAGTTGAGATTGAATTTGAAAATGGAGTTCCAGTTGCAATAAATGGGGAAAAATTAGAACCAGTTGAGTTGATAAAAAAAGCAAATGAAATTGCTGGAAGAAATGGCGTTGGAAGAATAGATATTATTGAAGATAGAATCATTGGCTTAAAATCAAGAGAAACCTACGAGTGTCCTGGGGCAGTAATGTTGATAACTGCACACAAAGCACTTGAACAGTTGGTATTGACAAGGGATGAGTTAAGATTTAAGGAAATTGTAGATAGCCTCTATGGAGAGTTGATTTATAGGGGATTGTGGTTTGACCCGTTGAGGGAAGATTTAGATGCATTTATTGACAAGACACAAGAAAGAGTAACTGGAAAGGTTAAGTTAAAATTGTATGCAGGAAGTTTGAGAGTTATAGGAAGAGAAAGTCCATATGCATTGTATTCAGAAAGCTTAGTATCATTCGATGACAAGGAATTAGACCAAAGAGAAATTATTGGAATGGTTAAATACCATGGATTACAAGCAGCATTGTATGAGAAAGTTAAAAACAAACTACAAAAATAA
- a CDS encoding TRAM domain-containing protein, whose product MVFNRNKRNMDRNVPVKEGQEYTVMIEDMGRGGDGIARIEGFVVFVPDTKKGDTVSIKITSVKSKFAFAEKV is encoded by the coding sequence ATGGTTTTTAATAGAAATAAAAGAAATATGGATAGAAATGTTCCAGTTAAAGAAGGTCAAGAATACACTGTAATGATTGAGGATATGGGTAGGGGAGGGGACGGCATCGCAAGAATTGAAGGCTTTGTCGTCTTTGTCCCTGATACCAAAAAAGGAGATACAGTCTCAATTAAAATTACATCAGTTAAGAGTAAATTTGCCTTTGCTGAAAAGGTTTAA
- a CDS encoding 7-carboxy-7-deazaguanine synthase QueE: MIREIFSSIMGEGKFVGRRFIFIRFKKCPLNCIYCDEVSKGEGECRVEVIPGTRNFKIYNEEEIEDKLVEIVNSLKTPDLFAVSFTGGEPLVYAEYLKKYSKILKEEGYKTYLESNGMYPGRVSFFDYASIDIKLPEHFEDIKEEDYKKLYKNELKTIEKLYNMGSDVFAKVIIMENTSVEFVENIAKDLSDIGNIMLCIQPVTPYGKVRRMPTQKKIFDIMSACGKHVDVMCTPQIHKLLGML; the protein is encoded by the coding sequence ATGATAAGAGAAATATTTTCTTCAATAATGGGCGAAGGTAAATTTGTAGGTAGAAGATTTATCTTCATTAGATTTAAAAAGTGTCCATTAAATTGCATCTACTGCGATGAGGTCTCAAAAGGAGAAGGAGAATGTAGGGTTGAAGTAATCCCCGGAACAAGGAATTTTAAGATTTATAATGAGGAAGAAATTGAAGATAAATTAGTCGAGATAGTAAATTCATTAAAAACCCCTGATTTATTTGCAGTTTCGTTTACTGGTGGAGAGCCGTTGGTTTATGCAGAATATTTAAAAAAATACTCTAAAATTCTGAAAGAAGAGGGATATAAAACCTACTTAGAGAGTAATGGTATGTATCCAGGTAGGGTCTCATTCTTTGATTATGCATCCATTGACATAAAATTGCCAGAGCATTTTGAGGACATAAAAGAGGAAGATTACAAAAAACTCTATAAAAATGAATTAAAAACCATAGAAAAACTCTACAACATGGGTTCAGATGTGTTTGCAAAAGTAATAATCATGGAAAATACAAGTGTTGAGTTTGTGGAAAATATTGCAAAAGATTTAAGTGATATTGGTAACATAATGTTATGCATTCAGCCAGTAACACCTTATGGAAAGGTTAGAAGAATGCCAACCCAAAAAAAGATATTTGATATCATGTCTGCATGCGGAAAGCATGTTGATGTTATGTGCACTCCTCAAATACACAAACTTTTAGGGATGCTCTAA
- a CDS encoding orotate phosphoribosyltransferase-like protein yields the protein MKKELIKKVIKLKDKGLTIGEIADELNVSMDTALYLVLNAEKLLKEEEVKETTEKRKKLDIFVEWNTVGNSSKRLRYIASIMCDILKNVEFDAVVGIATSGVPLATMISDEMDKELSIYIPKKHVHDEGKKITGIISHNFSNIEHKNIVIIDDVMTTGSTIKEAIKYLREIANPKMVVVMIDKSGINEIEGIPVVPLFRVGIVEIEDRE from the coding sequence ATGAAAAAAGAACTTATTAAAAAAGTGATAAAATTAAAAGATAAAGGTTTAACAATTGGTGAAATTGCAGATGAACTAAATGTATCTATGGATACCGCACTTTATTTGGTTTTGAATGCTGAAAAATTGTTGAAAGAGGAAGAGGTTAAAGAAACTACAGAAAAAAGGAAAAAATTGGATATATTCGTTGAGTGGAATACTGTAGGAAATTCATCAAAAAGGTTAAGATATATAGCATCAATTATGTGCGATATTCTAAAAAACGTTGAGTTTGATGCTGTCGTTGGAATTGCTACAAGTGGCGTTCCTCTCGCAACAATGATTTCTGATGAAATGGACAAAGAATTATCAATCTACATTCCTAAAAAACATGTTCACGATGAAGGAAAAAAGATTACTGGTATTATAAGCCACAACTTCTCAAATATTGAGCATAAAAACATTGTTATTATAGATGACGTCATGACTACTGGTAGCACAATAAAAGAAGCAATAAAATATTTAAGAGAAATTGCAAACCCTAAAATGGTTGTTGTGATGATAGACAAAAGTGGAATAAATGAAATAGAAGGAATTCCAGTAGTTCCTTTGTTTAGAGTAGGCATCGTTGAAATAGAAGATAGAGAATAA
- a CDS encoding class II glutamine amidotransferase, with product MCGIIGFISRDQKLIGGEKIATALNCLRERGNGKGAGYVGYGIYPKYADKYAIHVFLDSSKDYDKIRENVRYTLEKYGYVVKDEEIPVEEGVLEKEYVSWRFFYEFDEKYKPFEEDKMVELVMEINDKIDGAFVFSSGKNLGVFKAAAWPHEVAEYFKIDKYKGWMWISHARYPTNTRGWWGGAHPFNLLNWSVVHNGEITSYGTNKRYVESFGYKCRLFTDTEVVAYLLDLLVRKHKLPIEYAATALAPRFWDEIDRMPEEERKIHEAIRMTYGSAMLNGPFAIIVGTHEGMLFMNGDIEKGNAMFGLTDRIKLRPLVAAEKDDLFFVSSEEAAIRAICPDLDRVWMPDAGKMVIARVNK from the coding sequence ATGTGCGGGATTATCGGTTTTATCAGTAGGGATCAAAAACTCATCGGTGGAGAGAAAATAGCAACAGCATTAAACTGTTTAAGAGAGAGAGGAAATGGTAAAGGTGCCGGATACGTTGGTTATGGAATTTATCCAAAGTATGCTGATAAATATGCAATACACGTTTTCCTTGATAGTAGTAAAGATTATGATAAAATTAGAGAAAACGTAAGATACACACTTGAAAAATATGGGTATGTTGTTAAAGATGAGGAAATTCCAGTAGAAGAGGGTGTCCTTGAGAAAGAATATGTTTCATGGAGATTCTTCTATGAATTTGATGAAAAATACAAGCCATTTGAAGAAGACAAGATGGTTGAATTGGTAATGGAAATTAACGACAAAATTGATGGAGCATTTGTATTTTCAAGCGGTAAAAACCTTGGAGTATTTAAAGCAGCAGCTTGGCCTCATGAAGTCGCAGAGTATTTCAAAATAGACAAATACAAAGGATGGATGTGGATTTCTCATGCAAGATACCCGACAAACACAAGAGGTTGGTGGGGTGGAGCACACCCATTCAACCTATTAAACTGGAGTGTTGTGCACAATGGAGAGATAACAAGTTACGGAACAAACAAGAGATACGTTGAGTCCTTTGGATACAAGTGTAGGTTATTCACTGACACTGAGGTTGTTGCTTATTTGCTTGACTTACTCGTTAGAAAACACAAATTACCAATAGAATATGCTGCAACAGCATTAGCACCAAGGTTCTGGGATGAAATTGATAGAATGCCAGAGGAAGAAAGAAAGATACATGAAGCAATAAGGATGACCTATGGAAGTGCAATGTTAAATGGGCCGTTTGCAATCATCGTTGGGACACACGAAGGTATGCTCTTTATGAATGGAGATATTGAAAAAGGAAACGCCATGTTTGGCTTAACTGACAGGATTAAATTGAGACCTTTAGTAGCTGCTGAGAAAGATGACTTGTTCTTTGTTTCAAGTGAAGAAGCAGCAATTAGAGCAATTTGTCCAGATTTAGACAGAGTTTGGATGCCAGACGCTGGAAAAATGGTCATTGCAAGAGTAAACAAATAA